A single genomic interval of Eurosta solidaginis isolate ZX-2024a chromosome 3, ASM4086904v1, whole genome shotgun sequence harbors:
- the Pepck1 gene encoding phosphoenolpyruvate carboxykinase [GTP] isoform X1 — translation MPEIVEKINDVPLASPITRKSRAQQTNYGLYSHICGTNISYGNVSCLTSSVKAFVEESIALCQPDQVHICDGSDVENKMILRIMLEEGTIIPLPKYENCWLARTNPADVARVESRTFICTENIDETIPTPKEGVRGTLGNWISPDDFQQSIHGRFPGCMKGRTMYVVPFSMGPLGSPLSKIGIEITDSPYVVASMRIMARMGTPVLDQLRKQDEFIRALHSVGTPLNGILEYFSWPCDPERTIILHNPSENLIVSYGSGYGGNSLLGKKCFALRIGSTIAKREGWLAEHMLILGITNPDGEKKYITAAFPSACGKTNLAMLNPSLPGYKVECVGDDIAWMKFDTEGVLRAINPENGFFGVAPGTSLETNPIAMATIFKNTIFTNVAYTSDGGVYWEGMESSLASGVQITDWLGKPWTKESGRLAAHPNSRFCTPAGQCPIIDLHWEDPQGVPISAILFGGRRPVGVPLIYEARSWSHGVFIGAAMRSESTAAAEHKGKAIMNDPFAMRPFFGYNFGHYVKHWLSMANRGKVPKIFHVNWFRKDSNGKFVWPGYGDNSRVLEWILRRCNEEHCYIDVAIGKIPAKSALNLNNMKEVTDYEELFSLPKEFWLQETAEIRAYFESQVGSDLPQEIYNELSQLRERVAQI, via the coding sequence gCCTCTTGCCAGCCCAATTACACGAAAATCAAGAGCCCAACAAACTAATTATGGATTATATAGTCATATTTGTGGCACAAATATTTCCTATGGCAATGTTTCATGCCTTACATCGTCAGTCAAGGCCTTCGTTGAGGAATCTATTGCACTTTGTCAACCTGATCAAGTACATATCTGCGACGGATCCGATGTAGAAAACAAAATGATATTACGGATAATGCTTGAAGAAGGCACCATTATACCTCTTCCAAAATATGAAAACTGTTGGTTGGCACGTACCAATCCTGCAGATGTGGCCCGCGTTGAATCTCGTACTTTTATTTGCACTGAAAATATTGATGAGACTATTCCCACGCCGAAAGAGGGAGTCAGAGGAACTTTGGGCAATTGGATTTCGCCAGATGATTTTCAGCAGTCTATTCACGGGCGATTTCCTGGATGCATGAAGGGTCGTACCATGTATGTGGTTCCATTTAGTATGGGTCCGCTAGGTTCACCACTTTCGAAGATTGGAATTGAGATAACTGATTCGCCGTATGTAGTTGCTTCTATGCGGATTATGGCTCGTATGGGGACACCAGTTTTGGATCAGCTACGAAAGCAAGATGAATTTATACGTGCTCTACATTCTGTTGGTACACCTCTCAACGGAATTCTTGAGTATTTTTCATGGCCTTGTGATCCTGAGCGTACAATTATTTTGCATAATCCATCCGAAAATCTTATTGTCTCTTACGGATCCGGATATGGGGGAAATTCTCTTCTTGGAAAGAAATGTTTTGCTTTACGTATTGGAAGTACAATAGCAAAACGTGAAGGTTGGCTAGCAGAACATATGCTCATTTTGGGCATCACAAATCCAGATGGAGAAAAAAAGTACATTACTGCGGCATTCCCTTCAGCTTGTGGCAAAACCAATCTCGCAATGTTAAATCCATCACTTCCTGGGTACAAAGTGGAATGTGTTGGTGATGATATAGCCTGGATGAAGTTCGATACCGAAGGTGTATTACGTGCTATTAATCCTGAGAATGGTTTCTTTGGTGTTGCTCCCGGTACATCTCTTGAAACTAATCCAATAGCCATGGCCACAATATTCAAGAATACGATATTTACAAATGTAGCCTACACCTCTGACGGTGGTGTTTACTGGGAAGGTATGGAAAGTAGCTTGGCAAGTGGTGTACAAATCACTGATTGGTTAGGTAAACCATGGACCAAGGAGTCTGGAAGACTAGCTGCGCATCCAAACTCTCGTTTCTGCACCCCAGCTGGGCAGTGTCCTATCATTGATTTACATTGGGAGGATCCACAAGGTGTTCCAATTAGTGCAATACTTTTTGGTGGTCGACGACCTGTTGGTGTACCTTTAATATACGAGGCACGCAGCTGGTCTCATGGGGTATTTATTGGAGCAGCTATGCGCAGTGAATCGACCGCAGCAGCAGAACATAAGGGAAAAGCCATTATGAATGATCCTTTCGCTATGAGACCATTCTTTGGCTACAATTTTGGTCACTATGTGAAGCATTGGTTAAGTATGGCAAACCGTGGAAAAGTGCCAAAAATTTTCCACGTAAATTGGTTCCGCAAAGACTCAAATGGAAAATTCGTTTGGCCTGGATATGGTGACAACTCTCGAGTTTTGGAATGGATTTTGCGCCGTTGTAATGAAGAGCATTGTTATATAGACGTTGCTATTGGGAAAATACCAGCCAAAAGTGCCCTAAATTTGAATAATATGAAAGAAGTTACGGATTATGAGGAACTATTCTCATTACCAAAAGAGTTTTGGTTGCAAGAAACAGCAGAAATACGTGCCTACTTTGAATCACAGGTTGGTTCCGATTTGCCACAAGAAATCTACAATGAACTGTCGCAATTACGTGAGCGTGTCGCTCAGATTTAA
- the Pepck1 gene encoding phosphoenolpyruvate carboxykinase [GTP] isoform X2: MPLASPITRKSRAQQTNYGLYSHICGTNISYGNVSCLTSSVKAFVEESIALCQPDQVHICDGSDVENKMILRIMLEEGTIIPLPKYENCWLARTNPADVARVESRTFICTENIDETIPTPKEGVRGTLGNWISPDDFQQSIHGRFPGCMKGRTMYVVPFSMGPLGSPLSKIGIEITDSPYVVASMRIMARMGTPVLDQLRKQDEFIRALHSVGTPLNGILEYFSWPCDPERTIILHNPSENLIVSYGSGYGGNSLLGKKCFALRIGSTIAKREGWLAEHMLILGITNPDGEKKYITAAFPSACGKTNLAMLNPSLPGYKVECVGDDIAWMKFDTEGVLRAINPENGFFGVAPGTSLETNPIAMATIFKNTIFTNVAYTSDGGVYWEGMESSLASGVQITDWLGKPWTKESGRLAAHPNSRFCTPAGQCPIIDLHWEDPQGVPISAILFGGRRPVGVPLIYEARSWSHGVFIGAAMRSESTAAAEHKGKAIMNDPFAMRPFFGYNFGHYVKHWLSMANRGKVPKIFHVNWFRKDSNGKFVWPGYGDNSRVLEWILRRCNEEHCYIDVAIGKIPAKSALNLNNMKEVTDYEELFSLPKEFWLQETAEIRAYFESQVGSDLPQEIYNELSQLRERVAQI; this comes from the exons AT gCCTCTTGCCAGCCCAATTACACGAAAATCAAGAGCCCAACAAACTAATTATGGATTATATAGTCATATTTGTGGCACAAATATTTCCTATGGCAATGTTTCATGCCTTACATCGTCAGTCAAGGCCTTCGTTGAGGAATCTATTGCACTTTGTCAACCTGATCAAGTACATATCTGCGACGGATCCGATGTAGAAAACAAAATGATATTACGGATAATGCTTGAAGAAGGCACCATTATACCTCTTCCAAAATATGAAAACTGTTGGTTGGCACGTACCAATCCTGCAGATGTGGCCCGCGTTGAATCTCGTACTTTTATTTGCACTGAAAATATTGATGAGACTATTCCCACGCCGAAAGAGGGAGTCAGAGGAACTTTGGGCAATTGGATTTCGCCAGATGATTTTCAGCAGTCTATTCACGGGCGATTTCCTGGATGCATGAAGGGTCGTACCATGTATGTGGTTCCATTTAGTATGGGTCCGCTAGGTTCACCACTTTCGAAGATTGGAATTGAGATAACTGATTCGCCGTATGTAGTTGCTTCTATGCGGATTATGGCTCGTATGGGGACACCAGTTTTGGATCAGCTACGAAAGCAAGATGAATTTATACGTGCTCTACATTCTGTTGGTACACCTCTCAACGGAATTCTTGAGTATTTTTCATGGCCTTGTGATCCTGAGCGTACAATTATTTTGCATAATCCATCCGAAAATCTTATTGTCTCTTACGGATCCGGATATGGGGGAAATTCTCTTCTTGGAAAGAAATGTTTTGCTTTACGTATTGGAAGTACAATAGCAAAACGTGAAGGTTGGCTAGCAGAACATATGCTCATTTTGGGCATCACAAATCCAGATGGAGAAAAAAAGTACATTACTGCGGCATTCCCTTCAGCTTGTGGCAAAACCAATCTCGCAATGTTAAATCCATCACTTCCTGGGTACAAAGTGGAATGTGTTGGTGATGATATAGCCTGGATGAAGTTCGATACCGAAGGTGTATTACGTGCTATTAATCCTGAGAATGGTTTCTTTGGTGTTGCTCCCGGTACATCTCTTGAAACTAATCCAATAGCCATGGCCACAATATTCAAGAATACGATATTTACAAATGTAGCCTACACCTCTGACGGTGGTGTTTACTGGGAAGGTATGGAAAGTAGCTTGGCAAGTGGTGTACAAATCACTGATTGGTTAGGTAAACCATGGACCAAGGAGTCTGGAAGACTAGCTGCGCATCCAAACTCTCGTTTCTGCACCCCAGCTGGGCAGTGTCCTATCATTGATTTACATTGGGAGGATCCACAAGGTGTTCCAATTAGTGCAATACTTTTTGGTGGTCGACGACCTGTTGGTGTACCTTTAATATACGAGGCACGCAGCTGGTCTCATGGGGTATTTATTGGAGCAGCTATGCGCAGTGAATCGACCGCAGCAGCAGAACATAAGGGAAAAGCCATTATGAATGATCCTTTCGCTATGAGACCATTCTTTGGCTACAATTTTGGTCACTATGTGAAGCATTGGTTAAGTATGGCAAACCGTGGAAAAGTGCCAAAAATTTTCCACGTAAATTGGTTCCGCAAAGACTCAAATGGAAAATTCGTTTGGCCTGGATATGGTGACAACTCTCGAGTTTTGGAATGGATTTTGCGCCGTTGTAATGAAGAGCATTGTTATATAGACGTTGCTATTGGGAAAATACCAGCCAAAAGTGCCCTAAATTTGAATAATATGAAAGAAGTTACGGATTATGAGGAACTATTCTCATTACCAAAAGAGTTTTGGTTGCAAGAAACAGCAGAAATACGTGCCTACTTTGAATCACAGGTTGGTTCCGATTTGCCACAAGAAATCTACAATGAACTGTCGCAATTACGTGAGCGTGTCGCTCAGATTTAA
- the Pepck1 gene encoding phosphoenolpyruvate carboxykinase [GTP] isoform X3, producing MILRIMLEEGTIIPLPKYENCWLARTNPADVARVESRTFICTENIDETIPTPKEGVRGTLGNWISPDDFQQSIHGRFPGCMKGRTMYVVPFSMGPLGSPLSKIGIEITDSPYVVASMRIMARMGTPVLDQLRKQDEFIRALHSVGTPLNGILEYFSWPCDPERTIILHNPSENLIVSYGSGYGGNSLLGKKCFALRIGSTIAKREGWLAEHMLILGITNPDGEKKYITAAFPSACGKTNLAMLNPSLPGYKVECVGDDIAWMKFDTEGVLRAINPENGFFGVAPGTSLETNPIAMATIFKNTIFTNVAYTSDGGVYWEGMESSLASGVQITDWLGKPWTKESGRLAAHPNSRFCTPAGQCPIIDLHWEDPQGVPISAILFGGRRPVGVPLIYEARSWSHGVFIGAAMRSESTAAAEHKGKAIMNDPFAMRPFFGYNFGHYVKHWLSMANRGKVPKIFHVNWFRKDSNGKFVWPGYGDNSRVLEWILRRCNEEHCYIDVAIGKIPAKSALNLNNMKEVTDYEELFSLPKEFWLQETAEIRAYFESQVGSDLPQEIYNELSQLRERVAQI from the coding sequence ATGATATTACGGATAATGCTTGAAGAAGGCACCATTATACCTCTTCCAAAATATGAAAACTGTTGGTTGGCACGTACCAATCCTGCAGATGTGGCCCGCGTTGAATCTCGTACTTTTATTTGCACTGAAAATATTGATGAGACTATTCCCACGCCGAAAGAGGGAGTCAGAGGAACTTTGGGCAATTGGATTTCGCCAGATGATTTTCAGCAGTCTATTCACGGGCGATTTCCTGGATGCATGAAGGGTCGTACCATGTATGTGGTTCCATTTAGTATGGGTCCGCTAGGTTCACCACTTTCGAAGATTGGAATTGAGATAACTGATTCGCCGTATGTAGTTGCTTCTATGCGGATTATGGCTCGTATGGGGACACCAGTTTTGGATCAGCTACGAAAGCAAGATGAATTTATACGTGCTCTACATTCTGTTGGTACACCTCTCAACGGAATTCTTGAGTATTTTTCATGGCCTTGTGATCCTGAGCGTACAATTATTTTGCATAATCCATCCGAAAATCTTATTGTCTCTTACGGATCCGGATATGGGGGAAATTCTCTTCTTGGAAAGAAATGTTTTGCTTTACGTATTGGAAGTACAATAGCAAAACGTGAAGGTTGGCTAGCAGAACATATGCTCATTTTGGGCATCACAAATCCAGATGGAGAAAAAAAGTACATTACTGCGGCATTCCCTTCAGCTTGTGGCAAAACCAATCTCGCAATGTTAAATCCATCACTTCCTGGGTACAAAGTGGAATGTGTTGGTGATGATATAGCCTGGATGAAGTTCGATACCGAAGGTGTATTACGTGCTATTAATCCTGAGAATGGTTTCTTTGGTGTTGCTCCCGGTACATCTCTTGAAACTAATCCAATAGCCATGGCCACAATATTCAAGAATACGATATTTACAAATGTAGCCTACACCTCTGACGGTGGTGTTTACTGGGAAGGTATGGAAAGTAGCTTGGCAAGTGGTGTACAAATCACTGATTGGTTAGGTAAACCATGGACCAAGGAGTCTGGAAGACTAGCTGCGCATCCAAACTCTCGTTTCTGCACCCCAGCTGGGCAGTGTCCTATCATTGATTTACATTGGGAGGATCCACAAGGTGTTCCAATTAGTGCAATACTTTTTGGTGGTCGACGACCTGTTGGTGTACCTTTAATATACGAGGCACGCAGCTGGTCTCATGGGGTATTTATTGGAGCAGCTATGCGCAGTGAATCGACCGCAGCAGCAGAACATAAGGGAAAAGCCATTATGAATGATCCTTTCGCTATGAGACCATTCTTTGGCTACAATTTTGGTCACTATGTGAAGCATTGGTTAAGTATGGCAAACCGTGGAAAAGTGCCAAAAATTTTCCACGTAAATTGGTTCCGCAAAGACTCAAATGGAAAATTCGTTTGGCCTGGATATGGTGACAACTCTCGAGTTTTGGAATGGATTTTGCGCCGTTGTAATGAAGAGCATTGTTATATAGACGTTGCTATTGGGAAAATACCAGCCAAAAGTGCCCTAAATTTGAATAATATGAAAGAAGTTACGGATTATGAGGAACTATTCTCATTACCAAAAGAGTTTTGGTTGCAAGAAACAGCAGAAATACGTGCCTACTTTGAATCACAGGTTGGTTCCGATTTGCCACAAGAAATCTACAATGAACTGTCGCAATTACGTGAGCGTGTCGCTCAGATTTAA